In Picosynechococcus sp. PCC 7002, the following are encoded in one genomic region:
- a CDS encoding MFS transporter, protein MTQPFHPPSEKLNLSTKIAFGAGDIGPALTANVLVFFLLYFFTQVAGLPPGLAGSILMIGKISDAINDPIVGVWSDRTRHPWGRRLPWMLGGIIPFVFVFFGQWLVPQLSEIDQVNDWFLFGYYIVMGILFNLAYTAVNLPYAALTPELTQDYHERTSLNSFRFSFSIGSSIFSLIVARLIFQAYPDDPLKQYSLLGLVCSVFAGLALLWCTLRLQEKGRSPILNPRQRQRLGQGLWGMAGVSGLAGLGLLQGPILWPFLFISAGLLLAVAGWTFVRSVPEPHLTVPLAEQTDLAAPIPFREQLKIAFSNKPFLFVIGIYLASWLAIQLTASILPYFVINWMGLPDAMFPNVALAVQGTALVLLFVASALSQHLGKKTVYFGGVFLWIIAQVGLFFLQPGQIGLMFACAILAGCGVSVSYLIPWSMVPDVIELDELTTGQRREGVFYGFMVLLQKIGLAISLFLVGQALAWAGFVESVPGQAPPVQPDSALLAIRLAIAPLPTIALIIGLGLAYFYPITQQYHEEIRLKLAERRVDQA, encoded by the coding sequence ATGACCCAGCCGTTCCATCCCCCATCAGAAAAACTCAACCTATCGACAAAAATTGCCTTTGGGGCGGGCGATATTGGGCCAGCTCTCACGGCAAATGTCTTGGTTTTCTTTCTGTTGTACTTTTTTACCCAGGTAGCGGGTTTACCACCGGGCCTGGCGGGGAGCATCTTGATGATCGGCAAAATTTCCGACGCCATCAATGATCCGATTGTGGGGGTATGGAGCGATCGCACTCGTCATCCCTGGGGCCGACGCTTGCCCTGGATGCTGGGGGGAATTATTCCCTTTGTCTTTGTCTTTTTTGGGCAGTGGTTGGTTCCCCAATTGAGCGAAATTGATCAAGTGAATGATTGGTTTTTGTTTGGCTACTACATTGTGATGGGCATTTTATTTAACCTGGCCTACACAGCGGTTAATTTGCCCTACGCGGCCCTCACCCCAGAGTTAACCCAGGATTACCACGAACGCACCAGTCTCAACAGTTTTCGGTTTAGTTTTTCCATTGGCTCTAGTATTTTTTCGCTGATTGTGGCGCGGTTGATCTTCCAAGCTTATCCGGATGATCCCCTAAAGCAGTACAGCCTTCTGGGGCTCGTTTGTTCAGTGTTTGCGGGCTTGGCGCTGTTGTGGTGTACGTTGCGGCTCCAAGAGAAGGGGCGATCGCCAATCCTAAACCCTCGGCAACGGCAGCGATTGGGTCAAGGGTTATGGGGAATGGCTGGGGTGAGTGGCCTGGCTGGGTTGGGGTTGCTCCAGGGGCCAATTTTATGGCCATTTTTGTTTATTTCTGCGGGGCTATTGCTGGCGGTGGCGGGTTGGACATTCGTGCGCTCTGTGCCGGAACCCCATTTAACAGTACCTTTGGCTGAACAAACGGATCTTGCGGCCCCGATTCCCTTCCGGGAGCAACTGAAAATTGCCTTTAGTAACAAACCCTTTCTCTTCGTGATTGGGATCTATCTGGCCTCTTGGCTGGCGATTCAATTAACCGCTTCGATCTTGCCCTATTTCGTGATCAACTGGATGGGCCTACCAGATGCGATGTTTCCCAATGTGGCTCTGGCGGTACAGGGAACAGCCCTGGTGCTTTTATTTGTGGCCAGCGCCCTCAGTCAACACTTAGGGAAAAAAACGGTGTATTTTGGGGGCGTTTTCCTGTGGATTATTGCCCAGGTGGGGTTATTTTTCCTACAACCGGGACAAATCGGTTTAATGTTTGCCTGTGCAATCTTGGCTGGCTGTGGGGTGTCCGTGAGCTATCTGATCCCCTGGTCGATGGTGCCCGATGTGATTGAACTAGATGAACTCACCACCGGACAACGGCGGGAAGGCGTTTTTTATGGCTTTATGGTGCTCCTCCAGAAAATAGGTCTGGCTATTAGCTTATTTCTGGTGGGTCAAGCCTTGGCCTGGGCTGGTTTCGTTGAATCTGTTCCGGGTCAAGCGCCCCCGGTGCAACCTGATTCGGCTCTCTTGGCGATCCGCTTGGCGATCGCCCCCTTACCGACCATCGCGCTTATCATTGGCTTAGGACTCGCTTACTTTTATCCCATCACCCAGCAGTACCACGAAGAAATTCGTCTCAAACTCGCTGAACGACGCGTTGATCAAGCCTAG